One Tursiops truncatus isolate mTurTru1 chromosome 3, mTurTru1.mat.Y, whole genome shotgun sequence DNA segment encodes these proteins:
- the ANKLE1 gene encoding ankyrin repeat and LEM domain-containing protein 1 isoform X1: MWTTMRRGSAWLGTLRCAEGRGPWPRGGAARAHKGAAGSWKSAGRAAGLGDRRGMGSATVLARRLQAALRKEELRAVEELLRRGADPNLVLEDGAAAMHLAARAQRPRSLCCLEALLRRGGDPNTRSAEALTPLHVAAAWGCRRGLELLLSQGADPALRDQDGLRPVDLAEQQGHQNCVRVLRELEARTRTPTRTRADPQEPEPEPKPGSPGPWGKGLNISPSGPPSVTLDSTTLGRGDDKDMSLEAGPGPPSLLAHPEIAGTDGSLESPLGCWDCSSVASFVTAVEASGAEDPTAHMSPWAGVRPSQRVPRSSGTPQQEHRALVEDREAELNARLQALTLTLPDASPSPKFFPERSPAHSAPWEPLPGPSDLHIPKDDQLSLDSDVAALWLTEDEASATGGRDPITSCQCPPDPTTSDLELLQGLRALGKSRGPITSFTRPYYLQPLEEAQAARGLEFSGHSPELAKALRTGRIPDAQADEDALAKQFEQPEPTRRWREGVMKSSFTYLLLDPRKTQNLPARAFSLTLAECLRIFVHAIFYVGKGTRTRPNVHLWKALSHRGWPGKQACPKVRQILDIWASGRGVVSLHCFQHVVAVEAYTREACLVDALGIQTLTNQKQGHCYGVVASWPPTRRRRLGVHLLHRALLVFLAEGATGSSPGPGWEDPTRRRATKPVRHSY, encoded by the exons ATGTGGACGACAATGCGTCGCGGGTCAGCCTGGCTGGGGACCCTGCGCTGCGCCGAGGGGCGGGGACCCTGGCCGAGGGGCGGAGCGGCGCGTGCGCACAAGGGCGCCGCGGGAAGTTGGAAATCGGCAGGTCGGGCAGCTGGTCTGGGGGACCGCCGGGGCATGGGCTCGGCGACAGTCCTGGCGCGGCGGCTGCAGGCGGCGCTGCGGAAGGAGGAGTTGCG GGCAGTGGAGGAGCTGCTGCGCCGTGGTGCTGACCCCAACCTGGTGCTTGAGGATGGCGCGGCGGCCATGCACCTGGCGGCCAGAGCCCAGCGCCCGCGGAGTCTGTGTTGCCTCGAGGCCCTGCTGCGCCGAGGCGGGGACCCCAACACTCG aTCGGCCGAGGCGCTGACGCCGCTGCACGTGGCCGCTGCCTGGGGCTGTCGCCGCGGCCTGGAGCTGCTGCTGAGCCAGGGAGCGGACCCCGCGCTGCGCGACCAG GACGGACTCCGGCCTGTGGACCTGGCCGAGCAGCAGGGGCACCAGAACTGTGTGCGTGTCCTTCGGGAGCTGGAGGCTCGGACCAGGACCCCAACACGGACCCGGGCAGACCCCCAGGAGCCAGAGCCCGAGCCCAAGCCTGGCA GCCCAGGCCCTTGGGGAAAGGGGCTGAATATCAGCCCCTCTGGACCTCCCAGTGTGACACTGGACTCCACAACACTGGGCAGAGGTGATGACAAGGACATGAGCCTGGAGGCTGGCCCTGGACCCCCCAGCCTCCTTGCCCACCCTGAGATTGCTGGCACAGATGGCAGCTTGGAGTCCCCCCTAGGATGCTGGGACTGCAGCTcagttgcctcctttgtcaccGCAGTTGAGGCCTCTGGAGCTGAGGACCCAACTGCCCACATGTCCCCCTGGGCTGGTGTCCGACCGTCCCAGAGGGTGCCAAGATCTTCGGGTACCCCACAGCAGGAACATCGAGCCCTCGTGGAGGACAGGGAGGCAGAACTAAATGCCCGTCTGCAGGCCCTGACTCTGACCTTGCCagatgcctccccctcccccaagttcTTCCCAGAGAGGAGCCCAGCCCATAGTGCCCCTTGGGAACCACTGCCTGGACCCTCTGACTTACACATCCCAAAAGATGACCAGTTGTCCCTCGACAGTGATGTGGCTGCCCTCTGGCTGACAGAGGATGAGGCGAGCGCCACAGGTGGCAGGGACCCCATCACCTCTTGCCAGTGCCCACCGGACCCCACCACGTCTGACCTGGAGCTGCTGCAAGGGCTCCGGGCACTTGGCAAGAGCCGCGGTCCCATCACGTCCTTCACCCGGCCATACTACCTCCAACCACTAGAAGAAGCCCAGGCTGCTCGTG GCCTAGAATTCTCAGGGCACAGCCCAGAGCTGGCCAAAGCCCTGCGGACCGGCCGTATCCCAGATGCCCAGGCAGATGAGGATGCACTTGCCAAGCAGTTTGAGCAGCCAGAACCCACCAGACGGTGGCGGGAGGGGGTCATGAAGTCCAGCTTCACATATCTGCTGCTGGACCCCAG GAAGACTCAGAACCTTCCAGCCCGAGCCTTCTCACTGACCCTGGCTGAATGCCTTCGGATTTTTGTCCATGCCATCTTCTACGTGGGCAAGGGAACACGGACCCGGCCGAATGTCCACCTCTGGAAGGCCCTTAGCCACCGAGGGTGGCCAGGAAAACAG GCCTGCCCCAAGGTGCGCCAGATCTTAGACATCTGGGCCAGTGGTCGCGGTGTTGTCTCCCTGCATTGCTTCCAGCATGTGGTTGCTGTGGAGGCTTACACTCGAGAAGCATGTCTTGTGGATGCTCTAG GGATCCAGACGCTGACCAACCAGAAGCAAGGACACTGCTATGGAGTGGTGGCCAGCTGGCCACCCACCCGGCGCCGCCGCTTGGGGGTGCATCTGCTGCACCGTGCCCTCCTTGTCTTCCTGGCTGAGG gggccacggggtcaagccctggcccgggatgggaagatcccacacgccgcagagcaactaagcccgttcgccacagctactga
- the ANKLE1 gene encoding ankyrin repeat and LEM domain-containing protein 1 isoform X2, producing the protein MWTTMRRGSAWLGTLRCAEGRGPWPRGGAARAHKGAAGSWKSAGRAAGLGDRRGMGSATVLARRLQAALRKEELRAVEELLRRGADPNLVLEDGAAAMHLAARAQRPRSLCCLEALLRRGGDPNTRSAEALTPLHVAAAWGCRRGLELLLSQGADPALRDQDGLRPVDLAEQQGHQNCVRVLRELEARTRTPTRTRADPQEPEPEPKPGSPGPWGKGLNISPSGPPSVTLDSTTLGRGDDKDMSLEAGPGPPSLLAHPEIAGTDGSLESPLGCWDCSSVASFVTAVEASGAEDPTAHMSPWAGVRPSQRVPRSSGTPQQEHRALVEDREAELNARLQALTLTLPDASPSPKFFPERSPAHSAPWEPLPGPSDLHIPKDDQLSLDSDVAALWLTEDEASATGGRDPITSCQCPPDPTTSDLELLQGLRALGKSRGPITSFTRPYYLQPLEEAQAARGLEFSGHSPELAKALRTGRIPDAQADEDALAKQFEQPEPTRRWREGVMKSSFTYLLLDPRKTQNLPARAFSLTLAECLRIFVHAIFYVGKGTRTRPNVHLWKALSHRGWPGKQACPKVRQILDIWASGRGVVSLHCFQHVVAVEAYTREACLVDALGIQTLTNQKQGHCYGVVASWPPTRRRRLGVHLLHRALLVFLAEGERELWPQDIQARG; encoded by the exons ATGTGGACGACAATGCGTCGCGGGTCAGCCTGGCTGGGGACCCTGCGCTGCGCCGAGGGGCGGGGACCCTGGCCGAGGGGCGGAGCGGCGCGTGCGCACAAGGGCGCCGCGGGAAGTTGGAAATCGGCAGGTCGGGCAGCTGGTCTGGGGGACCGCCGGGGCATGGGCTCGGCGACAGTCCTGGCGCGGCGGCTGCAGGCGGCGCTGCGGAAGGAGGAGTTGCG GGCAGTGGAGGAGCTGCTGCGCCGTGGTGCTGACCCCAACCTGGTGCTTGAGGATGGCGCGGCGGCCATGCACCTGGCGGCCAGAGCCCAGCGCCCGCGGAGTCTGTGTTGCCTCGAGGCCCTGCTGCGCCGAGGCGGGGACCCCAACACTCG aTCGGCCGAGGCGCTGACGCCGCTGCACGTGGCCGCTGCCTGGGGCTGTCGCCGCGGCCTGGAGCTGCTGCTGAGCCAGGGAGCGGACCCCGCGCTGCGCGACCAG GACGGACTCCGGCCTGTGGACCTGGCCGAGCAGCAGGGGCACCAGAACTGTGTGCGTGTCCTTCGGGAGCTGGAGGCTCGGACCAGGACCCCAACACGGACCCGGGCAGACCCCCAGGAGCCAGAGCCCGAGCCCAAGCCTGGCA GCCCAGGCCCTTGGGGAAAGGGGCTGAATATCAGCCCCTCTGGACCTCCCAGTGTGACACTGGACTCCACAACACTGGGCAGAGGTGATGACAAGGACATGAGCCTGGAGGCTGGCCCTGGACCCCCCAGCCTCCTTGCCCACCCTGAGATTGCTGGCACAGATGGCAGCTTGGAGTCCCCCCTAGGATGCTGGGACTGCAGCTcagttgcctcctttgtcaccGCAGTTGAGGCCTCTGGAGCTGAGGACCCAACTGCCCACATGTCCCCCTGGGCTGGTGTCCGACCGTCCCAGAGGGTGCCAAGATCTTCGGGTACCCCACAGCAGGAACATCGAGCCCTCGTGGAGGACAGGGAGGCAGAACTAAATGCCCGTCTGCAGGCCCTGACTCTGACCTTGCCagatgcctccccctcccccaagttcTTCCCAGAGAGGAGCCCAGCCCATAGTGCCCCTTGGGAACCACTGCCTGGACCCTCTGACTTACACATCCCAAAAGATGACCAGTTGTCCCTCGACAGTGATGTGGCTGCCCTCTGGCTGACAGAGGATGAGGCGAGCGCCACAGGTGGCAGGGACCCCATCACCTCTTGCCAGTGCCCACCGGACCCCACCACGTCTGACCTGGAGCTGCTGCAAGGGCTCCGGGCACTTGGCAAGAGCCGCGGTCCCATCACGTCCTTCACCCGGCCATACTACCTCCAACCACTAGAAGAAGCCCAGGCTGCTCGTG GCCTAGAATTCTCAGGGCACAGCCCAGAGCTGGCCAAAGCCCTGCGGACCGGCCGTATCCCAGATGCCCAGGCAGATGAGGATGCACTTGCCAAGCAGTTTGAGCAGCCAGAACCCACCAGACGGTGGCGGGAGGGGGTCATGAAGTCCAGCTTCACATATCTGCTGCTGGACCCCAG GAAGACTCAGAACCTTCCAGCCCGAGCCTTCTCACTGACCCTGGCTGAATGCCTTCGGATTTTTGTCCATGCCATCTTCTACGTGGGCAAGGGAACACGGACCCGGCCGAATGTCCACCTCTGGAAGGCCCTTAGCCACCGAGGGTGGCCAGGAAAACAG GCCTGCCCCAAGGTGCGCCAGATCTTAGACATCTGGGCCAGTGGTCGCGGTGTTGTCTCCCTGCATTGCTTCCAGCATGTGGTTGCTGTGGAGGCTTACACTCGAGAAGCATGTCTTGTGGATGCTCTAG GGATCCAGACGCTGACCAACCAGAAGCAAGGACACTGCTATGGAGTGGTGGCCAGCTGGCCACCCACCCGGCGCCGCCGCTTGGGGGTGCATCTGCTGCACCGTGCCCTCCTTGTCTTCCTGGCTGAGGGTGAGCGAGAGCTATGGCCCCAGGACATCCAGGCCCGTGGCTGA
- the ANKLE1 gene encoding ankyrin repeat and LEM domain-containing protein 1 isoform X3 — MWTTMRRGSAWLGTLRCAEGRGPWPRGGAARAHKGAAGSWKSAGRAAGLGDRRGMGSATVLARRLQAALRKEELRAVEELLRRGADPNLVLEDGAAAMHLAARAQRPRSLCCLEALLRRGGDPNTRSAEALTPLHVAAAWGCRRGLELLLSQGADPALRDQDGLRPVDLAEQQGHQNCVRVLRELEARTRTPTRTRADPQEPEPEPKPGSPGPWGKGLNISPSGPPSVTLDSTTLGRGDDKDMSLEAGPGPPSLLAHPEIAGTDGSLESPLGCWDCSSVASFVTAVEASGAEDPTAHMSPWAGVRPSQRVPRSSGTPQQEHRALVEDREAELNARLQALTLTLPDASPSPKFFPERSPAHSAPWEPLPGPSDLHIPKDDQLSLDSDVAALWLTEDEASATGGRDPITSCQCPPDPTTSDLELLQGLRALGKSRGPITSFTRPYYLQPLEEAQAARGLEFSGHSPELAKALRTGRIPDAQADEDALAKQFEQPEPTRRWREGVMKSSFTYLLLDPRKTQNLPARAFSLTLAECLRIFVHAIFYVGKGTRTRPNVHLWKALSHRGWPGKQACPKVRQILDIWASGRGVVSLHCFQHVVAVEAYTREACLVDALGIQTLTNQKQGHCYGVVASWPPTRRRRLGVHLLHRALLVFLAEATEPAL, encoded by the exons ATGTGGACGACAATGCGTCGCGGGTCAGCCTGGCTGGGGACCCTGCGCTGCGCCGAGGGGCGGGGACCCTGGCCGAGGGGCGGAGCGGCGCGTGCGCACAAGGGCGCCGCGGGAAGTTGGAAATCGGCAGGTCGGGCAGCTGGTCTGGGGGACCGCCGGGGCATGGGCTCGGCGACAGTCCTGGCGCGGCGGCTGCAGGCGGCGCTGCGGAAGGAGGAGTTGCG GGCAGTGGAGGAGCTGCTGCGCCGTGGTGCTGACCCCAACCTGGTGCTTGAGGATGGCGCGGCGGCCATGCACCTGGCGGCCAGAGCCCAGCGCCCGCGGAGTCTGTGTTGCCTCGAGGCCCTGCTGCGCCGAGGCGGGGACCCCAACACTCG aTCGGCCGAGGCGCTGACGCCGCTGCACGTGGCCGCTGCCTGGGGCTGTCGCCGCGGCCTGGAGCTGCTGCTGAGCCAGGGAGCGGACCCCGCGCTGCGCGACCAG GACGGACTCCGGCCTGTGGACCTGGCCGAGCAGCAGGGGCACCAGAACTGTGTGCGTGTCCTTCGGGAGCTGGAGGCTCGGACCAGGACCCCAACACGGACCCGGGCAGACCCCCAGGAGCCAGAGCCCGAGCCCAAGCCTGGCA GCCCAGGCCCTTGGGGAAAGGGGCTGAATATCAGCCCCTCTGGACCTCCCAGTGTGACACTGGACTCCACAACACTGGGCAGAGGTGATGACAAGGACATGAGCCTGGAGGCTGGCCCTGGACCCCCCAGCCTCCTTGCCCACCCTGAGATTGCTGGCACAGATGGCAGCTTGGAGTCCCCCCTAGGATGCTGGGACTGCAGCTcagttgcctcctttgtcaccGCAGTTGAGGCCTCTGGAGCTGAGGACCCAACTGCCCACATGTCCCCCTGGGCTGGTGTCCGACCGTCCCAGAGGGTGCCAAGATCTTCGGGTACCCCACAGCAGGAACATCGAGCCCTCGTGGAGGACAGGGAGGCAGAACTAAATGCCCGTCTGCAGGCCCTGACTCTGACCTTGCCagatgcctccccctcccccaagttcTTCCCAGAGAGGAGCCCAGCCCATAGTGCCCCTTGGGAACCACTGCCTGGACCCTCTGACTTACACATCCCAAAAGATGACCAGTTGTCCCTCGACAGTGATGTGGCTGCCCTCTGGCTGACAGAGGATGAGGCGAGCGCCACAGGTGGCAGGGACCCCATCACCTCTTGCCAGTGCCCACCGGACCCCACCACGTCTGACCTGGAGCTGCTGCAAGGGCTCCGGGCACTTGGCAAGAGCCGCGGTCCCATCACGTCCTTCACCCGGCCATACTACCTCCAACCACTAGAAGAAGCCCAGGCTGCTCGTG GCCTAGAATTCTCAGGGCACAGCCCAGAGCTGGCCAAAGCCCTGCGGACCGGCCGTATCCCAGATGCCCAGGCAGATGAGGATGCACTTGCCAAGCAGTTTGAGCAGCCAGAACCCACCAGACGGTGGCGGGAGGGGGTCATGAAGTCCAGCTTCACATATCTGCTGCTGGACCCCAG GAAGACTCAGAACCTTCCAGCCCGAGCCTTCTCACTGACCCTGGCTGAATGCCTTCGGATTTTTGTCCATGCCATCTTCTACGTGGGCAAGGGAACACGGACCCGGCCGAATGTCCACCTCTGGAAGGCCCTTAGCCACCGAGGGTGGCCAGGAAAACAG GCCTGCCCCAAGGTGCGCCAGATCTTAGACATCTGGGCCAGTGGTCGCGGTGTTGTCTCCCTGCATTGCTTCCAGCATGTGGTTGCTGTGGAGGCTTACACTCGAGAAGCATGTCTTGTGGATGCTCTAG GGATCCAGACGCTGACCAACCAGAAGCAAGGACACTGCTATGGAGTGGTGGCCAGCTGGCCACCCACCCGGCGCCGCCGCTTGGGGGTGCATCTGCTGCACCGTGCCCTCCTTGTCTTCCTGGCTGAGG ctactgagcctgcgctctag
- the ABHD8 gene encoding protein ABHD8: MLTGVTDGIFCCLLGAPPNAVGPLESVESSDGYTFVEVKPGRVLRVKHAGPAPLPTPPPPLSDAAQGDQSGLVHCQRRITVYRNGRLLVENLGRAPRADLLHGQNGSGEPPAALEVELADPAGSDTRSGPGSAGSGSGGRRRRARRPKRTIHIDCEKRITSCKGAQADVVLFFIHGVGGSLAIWKEQLDFFVRLGYEVVAPDLAGHGASSAPQVAAAYTFYALAEDMRAIFKRYAKKRNVLIGHSYGVSFCTFLAHEYPDLVHKMIMINGGGPTALEPSFCSIFNMPTCVLHCLSPCLAWSFLKAGFARQGAKEKQLLKEGNAFNVSSFVLRAMMSGQYWPEGDEVYHAELTVPVLLVHGMHDKFVPVEEDQRMAEILLLAFLKLIDEGSHMVMLECPETVNTLLHEFLLWEPEPSPKALPEPLPTPPEEKK, translated from the exons ATGCTGACCGGGGTGACCGATGGGATCTTTTGCTGCCTGCTGGGCGCGCCACCCAATGCTGTGGGGCCTCTGGAGAGTGTGGAGTCCAGTGATGGCTACACCTTTGTGGAGGTCAAGCCTGGCCGCGTGCTGCGGGTGAAGCATGCTGGACCTGCtccgctccccaccccacctccaccactgTCAGACGCCGCCCAGGGGGACCAATCTGGCTTGGTCCACTGCCAGCGCAGAATCACCGTGTACCGCAATGGGCGGTTACTGGTGGAGAACCTGGGCCGGGCACCACGAGCTGACCTCCTGCACGGGCAGAACGGCTCTGGGGAGCCACCAGCCGCCCTCGAGGTAGAGCTGGCTGACCCAGCGGGCAGCGATACCCGCTCGGGCCCAGGCAGTGCTGGGAGTGGCAGTGGTGGACGACGGCGGCGAGCCCGACGCCCCAAGCGGACCATCCACATTGACTGTGAGAAGCGCATCACCAGCTGCAAGGGCGCCCAGGCCGATGTGGTGCTCTTTTTCATCCACGGTGTCGGCGGTTCCCTGGCCATCTGGAAGGAACAGCTGGACTTCTTTGTGCGCCTGGGCTACGAGGTGGTGGCGCCCGACCTGGCCGGCCACGGGGCCAGCTCAGCGCCCCAGGTGGCCGCCGCCTACACCTTCTATGCACTGGCAGAGGACATGCGTGCCATCTTCAAGCGCTATGCCAAGAAGCGAAACGTGCTCATTGGGCATTCTTACGG TGTCTCCTTCTGCACGTTCCTGGCTCATGAGTACCCAGATCTGGTGCACAAGATGATCATGATCAACGGCGGGGGCCCTACGGCACTGGAGCCCAGCTTCTGCTCCATCTTCAACATGCCCACGTGCGTCCTGCACTGCCTGTCACCCTGTCTGGCTTGGAGCTTCCTCAA GGCTGGCTTCGCCCGCCAAGGGGCCAAAGAGAAGCAGCTGCTGAAGGAGGGCAATGCGTTCAATGTGTCTTCCTTTGTGCTTCGGGCCATGATGAGTGGCCAGTACTGGCCCGAGGGCGATGAGGTCTACCATGCCGAGCTCACGGTGCCCGTCCTGCTCGTCCATGGCATGCACGACAAGTTTGTGCCGGTGGAGGAAGACCAGCGCATGGCTGAG ATCCTGCTCCTGGCCTTCCTGAAGCTCATCGATGAAGGCAGCCACATGGTGATGCTGGAGTGTCCGGAAACGGTCAACACGCTGCTCCACGAATTCCTGCTCTGGGAGCCCGAGCCCTCGCCCAAGGCCCTGCCCGAGCCCCTGCCCACGCCCCCAGAGGAAAAGAAGTAG